The following are from one region of the Segatella oris genome:
- a CDS encoding helix-turn-helix transcriptional regulator — MKKLGNELTLILLMTDGTDYTANDLCEHLECTRRNLYYYLQFLRDYGFKVVRNGNCYRLDPHSPFFRRITSSVNFTGAEAALLHQLADGVDARNPAIASVKSKLERFYDLRLFTDARYRKKQMRNLDDLTTAINNQRIVCLHRYSSPHSHSFSDRVVEPFLFLSDHQDVRCYELASGMNKTFKLARIGSVEVYDAPWIHSDKHKRVFTDMFGFTGEERYRIRLRMGQLSYNLMLEEYPISSTFFMPEDDYHWLLETDVMSYLGIGRFILGLYDDIEVLGDDGLLRYIEEKRKL, encoded by the coding sequence ATGAAGAAACTTGGTAACGAGCTTACGCTCATTCTTTTGATGACCGACGGTACGGATTATACCGCTAATGATTTGTGCGAACATTTGGAATGTACGCGCCGCAACCTTTATTATTATCTGCAGTTCCTGCGTGATTATGGCTTTAAGGTTGTCAGAAATGGAAACTGTTATCGCCTTGATCCTCACTCGCCATTCTTTCGACGCATCACGTCATCGGTCAACTTCACTGGTGCTGAAGCCGCTTTGTTGCATCAGCTTGCCGATGGAGTCGATGCAAGAAACCCTGCAATTGCGTCTGTCAAGAGTAAGTTGGAACGCTTCTATGACTTGCGTCTCTTCACAGATGCACGCTATAGGAAAAAACAGATGCGCAATCTTGATGACTTGACGACAGCAATCAACAATCAACGCATAGTCTGTCTGCACCGCTACTCCTCGCCTCATAGTCATTCATTCAGTGACCGTGTGGTCGAACCATTCCTCTTTTTAAGTGATCATCAGGATGTGCGTTGTTATGAATTAGCTTCAGGTATGAACAAGACTTTCAAGTTGGCACGCATTGGAAGCGTGGAGGTTTACGATGCTCCTTGGATACATTCCGACAAACATAAGCGTGTTTTCACGGATATGTTTGGCTTTACTGGCGAAGAACGCTACCGTATCCGTCTGCGCATGGGACAGCTTTCTTACAACCTCATGCTTGAAGAATACCCCATTTCATCGACATTTTTCATGCCCGAAGACGATTACCATTGGCTCCTCGAAACTGATGTTATGAGTTATCTGGGCATTGGCCGTTTCATCCTTGGACTCTATGATGACATTGAAGTGCTTGGAGATGATGGGCTTCTCCGTTATATTGAGGAGAAAAGAAAACTGTGA
- a CDS encoding C10 family peptidase, whose protein sequence is MTKKKLLLLISLFVISSGLQAAHRSLLQKKEAALQVLTKADSHAPTRAAGSSDHLKVIAENAMLTVLGSQTGFAIIANDDVFPAVIGYSGDRYDAETNTSLRWFVNAASSSMSNYLSEGKKYAPVIPAGAFQTAVSPILKTEWNQSKPYNNDCPYVSGREPYPTGCVATALSQIMKHYNYPTKGIGQGTLSVVVNGVSKIISADFGNTTYDWKNMLNEYETVSYTAVQAKAVSTLMLHCGIAVGMEYTPSGSGAYSNEARSGLINKFGYDAGINLLFRNYYSTSQWMNIIYQELNASRPVYYTGSDATAGGHAFVIDGYNEHGFVHVNWGWGPKGGNGYFDIALLNPTGYSFSDGQDMLVGVSPVKVMDAHSHVISKEKFTAYKFASMLNLSAGTMYNLAGESFTGEVAFVLMKDNTAKVLKSITASNIADRYSVGELSGMITLPAGIPDGTYRLFVGSRSSQYAEDWQLVRRPSNQVNSYEVVISGGSVQSVDTGTTDDSWKTTGIRTIDTSASSADVTVFDLQGHKLMHVPAVQFSNDLLPVGGVYVVKQGEKTMKVMR, encoded by the coding sequence ATGACAAAGAAAAAACTATTACTTCTCATTTCTCTTTTCGTCATATCTTCCGGACTACAGGCAGCCCACAGAAGCCTGTTACAAAAGAAAGAGGCTGCATTGCAGGTGCTGACAAAAGCTGACAGCCATGCGCCCACACGCGCTGCAGGTTCATCTGACCATCTTAAAGTTATCGCCGAGAACGCTATGTTGACGGTTCTTGGCTCGCAAACAGGTTTTGCCATTATTGCCAATGACGATGTTTTTCCTGCCGTTATAGGTTATTCAGGCGACAGGTATGATGCAGAAACCAATACTTCTCTGCGTTGGTTTGTCAATGCAGCAAGCAGTTCTATGAGCAACTATCTGTCGGAAGGGAAGAAATATGCACCGGTAATTCCTGCCGGAGCATTCCAGACCGCAGTCAGTCCTATTCTGAAAACCGAATGGAACCAGTCAAAACCTTATAACAACGACTGTCCATACGTGTCTGGAAGAGAGCCTTATCCTACGGGATGTGTGGCAACTGCACTGTCACAGATAATGAAACATTACAATTATCCGACTAAAGGTATCGGACAAGGTACGTTGAGTGTGGTTGTCAATGGGGTCAGTAAGATTATTTCAGCAGACTTCGGCAATACAACATATGACTGGAAAAACATGCTGAATGAATATGAAACCGTTTCTTATACTGCTGTGCAGGCAAAGGCTGTTTCAACCTTGATGCTCCACTGTGGCATAGCTGTAGGCATGGAATATACGCCGTCAGGCTCCGGAGCTTATTCCAATGAGGCTCGCAGCGGCTTGATCAATAAGTTCGGTTATGATGCAGGTATCAATCTCCTTTTTCGTAACTATTATTCCACTTCTCAATGGATGAACATAATATATCAGGAGTTGAATGCCAGCCGTCCGGTATATTATACAGGGTCGGATGCAACGGCAGGCGGTCATGCCTTTGTCATTGACGGTTATAACGAGCATGGTTTCGTGCACGTAAACTGGGGTTGGGGCCCCAAGGGTGGCAACGGTTACTTTGATATAGCACTGCTGAATCCAACGGGATATTCGTTCAGTGACGGGCAGGATATGCTTGTTGGCGTCTCTCCGGTGAAAGTAATGGATGCGCATTCACACGTTATCAGCAAAGAGAAATTCACTGCATATAAGTTTGCTTCGATGCTTAATCTCTCGGCTGGAACGATGTATAATCTTGCAGGTGAAAGCTTTACGGGTGAGGTTGCCTTTGTTCTTATGAAAGACAACACGGCAAAAGTGCTCAAGTCTATTACTGCATCAAACATTGCCGACCGTTATTCTGTGGGCGAACTTAGCGGGATGATTACCCTGCCGGCTGGCATTCCTGACGGCACTTACCGTCTGTTTGTAGGTTCACGTTCATCGCAATATGCCGAAGATTGGCAGTTGGTGCGTCGTCCTTCCAATCAGGTGAACAGCTATGAAGTCGTAATTTCAGGTGGAAGTGTACAGAGTGTAGATACCGGAACCACTGATGACAGTTGGAAAACAACGGGTATCAGAACCATCGATACTTCTGCTTCCTCTGCTGACGTCACGGTCTTTGACCTTCAGGGACACAAACTTATGCATGTTCCTGCTGTGCAGTTCAGTAACGATTTGCTGCCCGTTGGCGGTGTGTATGTTGTGAAGCAAGGTGAAAAGACAATGAAAGTGATGAGGTAA
- a CDS encoding alpha-glucuronidase — protein sequence MKQTILSLLLALSPLLSPAEDGHALWLRYKPCGKANIIAPQGGATLQTAVDELKRYWQGPELKLILNPRLKDDDGFLYNGDSICSHSELGLLYGAYEALRQQAQEAYPRLVGYTAPKFSRRILNHWDNLDGTIECGYAGKSIFFSANLKGQEWAERIREYARANASVGINGSVLNNVNASPKVLTTQYIDTVCTIANILRPYGIKVYLSVNFGSPKALGYTKTADPLDETVKKWWKKKADEIYQRIPDFGGFLVKANAEGQPGPLDYGRTHAEGANMLADALAPHGGIVMWRSFVYGAKHKGEDRVMQAVSEFKDLDGLFKPNVILQSKNGPLDFQPREPYAPIFDNMKKTQQAVEFQITQEYTGQGKHLVFLAPMWKEFFSFVTPDSLKAIAGVSNIGDDINWCGHPFSQANWYAFGRLAWNPSFSSDFIAQEWIGQTFGNEVNSYILADMMTTSREACVDYMMPLGLHHLFASQHHYGPEADGVKAEYPLEWCPIPYHKAAADGIGFDRSSKGTNAVSLYREPYRSLYNNLATCPDEYLLWFHHVPWDYKLHNGDMLWDELCALYYRGIEQVVSYQKLWNELRSQIDQERWEHVNRLLALQLANAKECRDYVLRYFQQFSKMPLKYNFTGVSYMPVQPAQLNHKQP from the coding sequence ATGAAACAAACTATTCTATCTCTCTTGCTGGCGCTGTCGCCCCTCCTTTCACCGGCTGAAGACGGACATGCACTTTGGTTAAGATACAAACCATGCGGCAAAGCCAATATCATTGCGCCACAAGGTGGGGCAACCCTGCAGACAGCTGTCGACGAACTGAAACGTTATTGGCAGGGACCAGAATTGAAACTCATCCTCAACCCGCGTCTGAAAGATGATGACGGCTTCCTCTATAACGGAGATTCTATCTGCTCACACAGCGAACTTGGTCTGCTCTATGGTGCCTACGAAGCACTCCGACAGCAAGCTCAAGAGGCATATCCCAGGCTCGTTGGCTACACGGCTCCCAAGTTTTCACGCCGCATCCTCAACCATTGGGACAATCTTGACGGCACGATTGAGTGCGGATATGCAGGCAAGAGCATCTTCTTTTCGGCCAATCTCAAGGGACAGGAATGGGCAGAACGCATCCGCGAATATGCCCGGGCAAACGCCTCTGTCGGTATTAATGGCAGTGTGTTGAATAATGTCAATGCCTCTCCTAAAGTGCTGACAACGCAATATATTGATACTGTTTGCACGATAGCTAACATTCTCAGACCTTATGGAATTAAGGTATATCTCTCGGTAAACTTCGGCAGTCCGAAGGCTCTCGGCTACACAAAAACCGCCGATCCTCTCGATGAAACCGTCAAAAAATGGTGGAAGAAGAAGGCTGATGAGATTTATCAACGCATACCGGATTTCGGTGGTTTCCTCGTAAAAGCAAACGCTGAAGGACAACCTGGACCTCTCGATTACGGACGAACGCATGCAGAAGGTGCCAACATGCTGGCCGATGCGTTGGCTCCCCATGGAGGAATTGTGATGTGGCGCAGCTTCGTCTATGGCGCAAAACATAAGGGAGAAGACCGCGTGATGCAGGCAGTCAGCGAATTCAAAGACCTTGATGGTCTTTTCAAACCCAATGTCATCCTGCAAAGCAAGAATGGACCTCTCGACTTTCAACCGCGGGAACCCTACGCTCCTATCTTCGACAACATGAAGAAAACACAGCAAGCGGTAGAGTTTCAGATAACTCAAGAATACACCGGACAGGGCAAACATCTCGTCTTCTTGGCTCCAATGTGGAAGGAATTCTTCAGCTTCGTCACTCCCGACAGCCTCAAAGCAATTGCTGGAGTGAGCAACATCGGCGATGACATCAATTGGTGTGGGCATCCATTCTCACAGGCCAACTGGTATGCCTTTGGCCGATTGGCATGGAATCCCTCATTTTCTTCCGATTTCATCGCACAGGAATGGATTGGCCAGACCTTTGGGAACGAGGTCAACAGCTACATACTTGCCGACATGATGACTACGAGCAGAGAGGCCTGTGTGGACTATATGATGCCGCTTGGACTGCATCATCTCTTCGCTTCCCAGCATCATTACGGTCCCGAAGCAGACGGGGTTAAAGCTGAATATCCATTGGAGTGGTGCCCTATACCCTATCATAAGGCTGCCGCAGACGGCATCGGTTTCGACCGCTCCTCCAAGGGAACGAATGCCGTTTCGCTATATCGTGAGCCTTATCGAAGCCTCTATAACAACCTTGCCACGTGCCCCGATGAATATCTGTTGTGGTTTCATCATGTGCCCTGGGACTACAAACTGCACAATGGCGACATGCTCTGGGATGAACTTTGTGCCTTATATTATCGAGGGATAGAGCAGGTGGTATCTTATCAGAAGCTATGGAACGAATTGCGTTCGCAGATTGATCAGGAACGTTGGGAACATGTCAACCGTCTTCTTGCCCTGCAGTTGGCAAATGCAAAAGAATGTCGTGACTACGTACTCCGCTACTTCCAACAATTCTCCAAGATGCCTTTGAAATATAATTTCACGGGCGTAAGCTACATGCCCGTACAGCCTGCACAACTCAACCACAAACAACCTTAG
- a CDS encoding copper resistance protein NlpE N-terminal domain-containing protein, whose translation MKNLRNVIMLFAASAAMIACQNNGKTAANAAGTDSAATDTMATDSAVYEGEIPGADAGSVYTLKLANDSTDGFSLHIKYLTDKTPAEDYSGKKVVATKKMDGKDVTVYKFALGKDTTYFKVVNDSVLRMVNNQFEEAATKLSYDLKLKK comes from the coding sequence ATGAAAAATCTAAGAAACGTAATTATGCTTTTTGCTGCCAGTGCAGCAATGATTGCATGCCAAAACAATGGTAAGACTGCTGCAAATGCAGCTGGCACAGACTCTGCTGCAACTGACACTATGGCAACAGACAGTGCTGTTTACGAGGGAGAAATCCCTGGTGCAGATGCCGGTTCAGTTTATACACTGAAGCTTGCTAATGATTCTACCGATGGTTTCTCTCTGCACATCAAATACTTGACAGATAAAACTCCGGCAGAAGACTATAGCGGTAAGAAGGTTGTTGCCACCAAGAAAATGGACGGTAAAGACGTAACTGTATATAAGTTTGCACTTGGTAAAGACACTACTTACTTCAAGGTTGTAAACGACTCAGTTCTCCGCATGGTTAACAATCAGTTTGAAGAGGCTGCAACAAAACTCAGCTACGACTTGAAATTGAAGAAGTAA
- a CDS encoding ribonuclease HII translates to MLLSHLYDNLVEAGCDEAGRGCLAGSVYAAAVILPPDYDNPALNDSKKLSVRQRYALREQIEHDALAWAVGVATPEEIDEINILHASFLAMHRALDQLKIRPEAVIVDGNHFDPYVVGKGLPNAGKQLPHTCVIKGDGKYQNIAAASILAKTYRDDYMTEQAKLYPFYDWERNKGYPTKKHYAGIAEHGICELHRRSYNTHPSPPEGREHELEEGELMFK, encoded by the coding sequence ATGCTTCTTTCTCATTTATATGACAATCTTGTTGAGGCTGGATGCGATGAAGCAGGCCGTGGTTGTTTAGCCGGAAGCGTCTATGCTGCAGCGGTCATTCTGCCTCCTGACTATGACAATCCTGCGCTCAACGACAGCAAAAAGCTCTCCGTCAGACAGCGGTATGCCTTGCGTGAGCAGATAGAGCACGATGCTTTAGCCTGGGCTGTGGGTGTTGCTACGCCCGAAGAAATTGATGAAATCAATATTCTTCATGCCAGTTTCTTGGCCATGCACCGTGCTTTAGACCAATTGAAGATACGTCCCGAGGCTGTCATTGTTGACGGGAACCACTTCGACCCCTATGTTGTTGGCAAAGGATTGCCCAATGCCGGCAAGCAACTTCCCCACACTTGTGTCATCAAAGGCGATGGAAAATATCAGAATATAGCGGCAGCCAGCATTCTTGCCAAAACTTATCGCGACGATTATATGACGGAACAAGCTAAGCTTTATCCTTTCTATGACTGGGAAAGGAATAAGGGTTATCCTACGAAAAAGCATTATGCGGGAATAGCTGAACATGGAATTTGTGAGTTGCATAGGAGGAGTTATAATACCCATCCCAGCCCTCCCGAAGGGAGGGAGCACGAACTTGAGGAAGGGGAATTGATGTTTAAGTAG
- a CDS encoding RagB/SusD family nutrient uptake outer membrane protein yields MKKINQYILGLGLVALSLSTFTSCEEETEPTSYATTKQLQRSSEATEALLSAIPASLNTVWDRSYHFSYSYGSMMKIRDVMTADEALSESDYNQYRHWIQSYYIGRDYITTQFIWNKFYNMVLTTNNLIGAVNPESATTQQLGFLGVAYAFRAMFYLDMARMYEFLPNEKFPDGKNSDGNVVTNLTCPIVKAGMSKEDARKNPRATREDMKKFIEGDLNDAEKYIIKLADTRDKTLPDLACIYGLKARLYMWVEDYAKAEEYAKKAIATTKVAPVSKAVALNPSTGFNTTTPWMWGSNQTADAATVKTGIINWTSWMSNETIFGYAGAGGVYCMIGKELYDRISDNDWRKLYWKAPSGSALADQVPFLKASYKKSLPVYASIKFRPGQGNDGESSIAAACAYPLMRVAEMYFIEAEAAAQQNKLAEAKTVLNKIMQTRDANYNSQLTDKESLIEEIVFQKRVELWGEGQSFFDIKRLNYSVKRAYKGTNFYELCRFNTNGRPAWMNICIVATEENNNSAVKGYNNPDPSDLYTPVR; encoded by the coding sequence ATGAAAAAAATCAATCAATATATATTGGGTTTAGGACTGGTGGCACTGTCTCTCTCCACTTTTACTTCATGTGAAGAAGAGACAGAACCAACCTCTTATGCGACCACTAAGCAGCTACAACGCTCTTCTGAAGCAACAGAAGCCCTGTTGAGTGCAATTCCGGCATCACTGAATACGGTGTGGGATCGTAGTTATCATTTCAGTTACAGCTATGGTTCGATGATGAAGATCCGAGATGTGATGACGGCAGATGAGGCTCTTTCAGAAAGCGATTACAACCAATATAGGCACTGGATACAGAGTTACTATATTGGAAGGGATTACATTACTACACAGTTCATCTGGAACAAATTCTATAATATGGTGCTGACGACCAATAATCTTATTGGTGCCGTTAATCCTGAATCAGCAACTACTCAGCAGTTAGGTTTCCTTGGAGTTGCCTATGCTTTCCGTGCAATGTTCTATTTGGATATGGCTCGTATGTATGAGTTCCTGCCGAATGAAAAGTTCCCTGATGGAAAGAACAGCGATGGTAACGTGGTCACCAACCTTACCTGTCCTATTGTGAAGGCAGGAATGAGCAAGGAAGATGCCCGCAAGAACCCTCGTGCCACACGTGAAGATATGAAGAAATTCATTGAGGGTGATTTGAATGATGCCGAGAAATACATCATCAAACTGGCGGATACGCGTGATAAGACTTTGCCTGACTTGGCTTGTATTTATGGTTTGAAAGCTCGTCTGTATATGTGGGTAGAGGACTATGCCAAGGCTGAAGAATATGCTAAGAAAGCTATTGCTACCACCAAAGTTGCACCAGTAAGCAAGGCCGTTGCCCTCAATCCATCGACAGGTTTCAACACGACAACTCCTTGGATGTGGGGCTCCAACCAGACTGCAGACGCTGCAACTGTGAAGACGGGTATCATTAACTGGACTTCATGGATGTCAAATGAAACGATCTTTGGTTATGCAGGTGCAGGTGGGGTGTACTGTATGATAGGCAAAGAACTCTATGATCGTATCAGTGATAATGATTGGCGTAAGCTCTATTGGAAAGCTCCGAGTGGTAGTGCTTTGGCCGATCAGGTTCCATTCCTGAAAGCTTCTTACAAGAAATCTCTGCCCGTTTATGCTTCCATTAAGTTCCGTCCGGGCCAGGGCAATGACGGAGAATCCTCCATTGCAGCAGCCTGTGCGTATCCTCTGATGCGTGTTGCTGAGATGTATTTCATCGAGGCTGAGGCCGCAGCACAACAGAATAAACTTGCAGAAGCAAAGACTGTTCTGAATAAAATCATGCAGACACGTGACGCGAACTACAATAGTCAACTCACTGACAAGGAGTCTCTCATTGAGGAAATCGTGTTCCAAAAGCGTGTAGAACTTTGGGGTGAAGGACAAAGTTTCTTTGATATCAAGCGTCTGAACTACTCTGTCAAGCGTGCTTACAAAGGCACGAACTTCTATGAGTTGTGCCGTTTCAATACCAATGGGCGTCCGGCTTGGATGAACATCTGTATTGTTGCAACTGAAGAAAACAATAACAGTGCGGTTAAAGGCTATAACAATCCCGATCCGTCAGACCTCTATACCCCTGTACGTTAA
- a CDS encoding SusC/RagA family TonB-linked outer membrane protein yields MEKRLMMFLAGLFLSIGMAVAQTQVSGTVVSGDDGEPVIGASIKVVGTNTGTVSDADGKFSLSAPAGARLEISYIGMQSKTVKASPKMHVTLEAENKTLDEVMVVAYGTAKRSSFTGSAAVVKADDIAKVQTTNAVEALRGKVSGVQITQASGQPGTAPTVRIRGIGSINAARSPLYVVDGTPYDGDINIIAPTDIESMTVLKEAAAAALYGARGANGVVIITTKNGRSSGNATITVDAKWGVNSRQVPDYNYINDPAGYYETWYKGLYNYARDTYGYTAAQANAFANQNLTASNSYGLGYNVYNVPAGQNMIGMNGKLNPNATLGNVITGTDGKKYLLTPDNWLDNIYRHALRQEYTVTGAGSTQKSSFYASANYLNMKGISIGSDYARFTARLKADYQFKPWLKLGVNMNYAHYNANQLGSDGEASASGNVFTASRIAPIYPLFIRDAQGNKVRHEASGGWAYDYGETKSLIGLSRPYFGSSNALSDALVNKNYNEGNTFSATGIAEINLPYDFKFTSTNSVYDDEYRAQSSTNPWFGQYASSNGIANVSHGRTWTYNYQQLLNWHRQFGKHDVEAMLGHEYYHRRITTLAGHNNNMFLNSIVELSAAVTTSSIATSSTSEYNTEGFFGRAQYNYDSKYFGSFSYRRDASSYFDPDHRWGNFWSLGGAWLISKEKFFHVSWVDELKLKASYGEQGNDDIGYYKYITTYNIQNSNGKLALSPRQLGNAKISWEKNGEFNVGIEFSLLKSRLTGSFEYYNRKTTDMLSWYTLPASFGFTGYYDNVGDMRNTGVEFELQGDIIRTKELTWSAHLNMTANKNRIVRLAADKKNLVVDGKQGYQSSDYFYGEKLPMYTWYMYKYAGVDQTTGEALYYKNVYEKDANGKTIYYDANGKQVDQSVKGSRPKVVGQETVKTTGEADLYLCGDPNPDAFGGFGTNLSWKGFDLAVDFTYQLGGKAYDNGYASAMNLSRGSAIHADILNAWSPTNKNSSIPRLNFNDNYMAAQSDRFLTSASYLNLQNITLGYTLPKPFVRNLGLANIRVYVTGDNVWLFSKRKGFDPRQSENGSITNAYYSPIRSVSGGVSVTF; encoded by the coding sequence ATGGAAAAAAGACTAATGATGTTTTTGGCAGGCCTTTTCCTCAGCATAGGAATGGCTGTGGCACAAACTCAGGTTTCAGGTACTGTTGTCTCTGGGGATGATGGTGAGCCTGTTATTGGCGCTTCAATCAAGGTTGTGGGCACTAATACGGGTACAGTATCCGATGCAGACGGGAAGTTCTCGCTTTCAGCACCCGCTGGTGCGCGCTTAGAGATTTCTTATATCGGCATGCAAAGCAAGACCGTCAAGGCCTCTCCCAAGATGCATGTCACATTGGAAGCCGAAAATAAGACATTGGATGAAGTGATGGTTGTAGCCTATGGAACGGCAAAGAGATCTTCATTTACAGGTTCTGCTGCTGTCGTAAAGGCAGATGATATTGCAAAGGTGCAGACTACAAACGCCGTTGAAGCGTTGCGTGGTAAGGTTTCCGGTGTGCAGATTACACAGGCTTCAGGTCAACCGGGTACAGCTCCAACGGTTCGTATCCGTGGTATTGGCTCTATCAATGCAGCTCGCTCTCCACTTTATGTTGTAGATGGTACTCCATATGATGGCGATATCAATATTATTGCTCCTACGGATATTGAGAGTATGACCGTATTGAAAGAAGCTGCTGCTGCCGCTCTTTATGGTGCACGTGGTGCCAATGGTGTTGTCATTATCACGACAAAGAATGGCCGTTCCTCTGGCAATGCAACCATTACGGTTGATGCAAAATGGGGTGTAAACTCTCGTCAGGTGCCTGACTATAACTATATTAATGATCCTGCAGGCTATTATGAAACGTGGTACAAGGGACTGTATAATTATGCCCGTGATACCTATGGATATACTGCGGCACAGGCCAACGCATTTGCCAATCAGAACCTGACAGCCAGCAATAGCTACGGTTTAGGGTACAATGTCTACAATGTTCCAGCAGGCCAGAACATGATTGGTATGAATGGAAAGCTCAATCCTAATGCCACTTTAGGGAATGTTATTACAGGTACGGATGGTAAGAAATATCTTCTTACTCCTGATAATTGGCTCGATAATATCTACCGTCATGCACTGCGTCAAGAGTACACTGTGACAGGTGCAGGTAGCACCCAGAAGTCTTCTTTCTATGCTTCAGCCAACTATCTGAATATGAAAGGTATCTCTATTGGTTCGGATTATGCACGTTTCACGGCTCGTTTGAAAGCAGATTATCAGTTTAAGCCATGGCTGAAGTTGGGCGTCAATATGAACTATGCACACTACAATGCGAATCAGTTAGGCTCTGATGGTGAAGCTTCTGCCTCAGGTAATGTCTTCACCGCATCAAGAATAGCTCCTATCTATCCGCTTTTCATTCGTGATGCTCAGGGGAATAAGGTACGTCATGAAGCATCAGGTGGCTGGGCTTATGACTACGGAGAGACAAAGAGTCTTATCGGACTGTCACGTCCTTATTTTGGAAGCAGTAATGCACTTTCTGATGCATTGGTGAACAAAAACTACAATGAAGGCAATACGTTCAGTGCAACCGGTATAGCAGAAATCAATCTTCCCTATGATTTCAAATTCACTTCGACTAACAGTGTTTATGATGATGAATACCGTGCCCAGTCAAGTACGAACCCTTGGTTTGGTCAGTATGCTTCTTCTAACGGTATTGCTAATGTAAGCCATGGTCGTACTTGGACCTACAACTATCAGCAGTTGCTTAACTGGCACCGACAGTTTGGAAAACATGATGTAGAGGCAATGCTTGGCCATGAATACTATCACCGTCGCATTACGACGCTTGCCGGTCACAATAACAATATGTTCCTTAACAGTATTGTTGAGTTGAGTGCTGCCGTAACGACCAGTTCTATTGCTACTTCTTCTACATCTGAATACAATACTGAAGGCTTCTTTGGACGTGCACAGTATAATTATGACAGCAAATACTTCGGTTCTTTCTCTTATCGTCGTGATGCTTCATCTTACTTCGATCCTGATCATCGTTGGGGAAACTTCTGGTCTTTGGGTGGTGCATGGCTCATTTCAAAAGAGAAGTTCTTCCATGTAAGCTGGGTGGATGAATTGAAATTGAAAGCATCTTATGGTGAGCAAGGAAACGACGACATTGGTTATTACAAATATATCACTACTTATAATATTCAGAATTCAAATGGAAAGCTTGCTCTTTCTCCTCGTCAGTTGGGTAATGCCAAGATATCTTGGGAGAAGAACGGTGAGTTCAATGTCGGTATAGAGTTCTCTTTGCTGAAGAGTCGCCTAACGGGTTCTTTCGAATATTACAATCGTAAGACGACTGATATGCTTTCTTGGTATACCTTGCCAGCTTCATTCGGCTTTACAGGTTATTATGATAATGTTGGTGATATGCGCAATACGGGTGTCGAGTTCGAATTACAGGGCGACATCATCCGCACCAAGGAGCTCACATGGTCGGCTCATTTGAACATGACTGCCAATAAGAACCGTATTGTCAGATTAGCAGCTGACAAGAAGAACTTGGTGGTAGATGGCAAGCAAGGTTACCAGAGTAGCGATTACTTCTATGGTGAGAAACTGCCTATGTACACCTGGTATATGTACAAATATGCAGGCGTTGATCAGACAACGGGTGAAGCACTCTATTATAAGAATGTATATGAGAAAGATGCAAATGGTAAGACTATCTACTATGATGCAAACGGTAAACAGGTTGATCAGTCTGTAAAAGGATCACGTCCAAAGGTTGTTGGCCAGGAAACTGTTAAGACAACAGGTGAAGCAGACCTGTATCTTTGCGGTGATCCTAACCCCGATGCATTCGGTGGATTTGGTACGAATCTCAGCTGGAAAGGCTTTGACCTTGCCGTAGACTTCACTTATCAATTAGGTGGTAAGGCTTATGATAATGGCTATGCCAGTGCAATGAATTTGAGTCGCGGTAGTGCTATCCATGCTGATATCCTTAATGCCTGGTCGCCTACCAATAAGAATTCGAGCATTCCTCGCTTGAACTTCAATGACAACTACATGGCAGCACAGAGCGATCGCTTCTTGACTTCGGCTTCATATCTCAATTTGCAGAACATCACATTGGGCTATACATTGCCGAAACCTTTTGTTCGTAATCTTGGCTTAGCCAACATCCGCGTCTATGTTACGGGAGATAATGTTTGGTTGTTCTCAAAGCGAAAGGGCTTTGATCCACGCCAGAGCGAAAATGGTTCAATTACGAATGCTTACTATTCGCCTATCCGTTCTGTCTCTGGTGGTGTGAGTGTGACGTTCTAA